One window of Syngnathus acus chromosome 16, fSynAcu1.2, whole genome shotgun sequence genomic DNA carries:
- the kdf1a gene encoding keratinocyte differentiation factor 1 isoform X1, giving the protein MPGHNTGAPQASRHHKHHSSRADKYSQAPTIFGQSSTKPDSYKDPYGEHRHKNHSRYSESKHGRKAHNGAGQGSATIGFIPGSADNTPTNRHACGSCASMGWSGCKALICCVLTCGFYGSREPCLPVNESSTDHPPKVSSESHPPNGMAGNTNSPGGGKSFEPNKSTKSVRLLPTSDSFRYQDVRIAGQSVKYPVVPSKRTRTSGRWENQRPISNTSLLSRDDYDLDDLSDTGTDIDSLITKKLLELYALHQIDQLAKCTSDSSFSRKTNEISELIYSIAQDYNLEEQEAECKLVHGVIRISTRKGKRNKKQHSTGQRPNGRSDGTLPDSGNETMTNTFMSSDFPEVKVSEQTPSDELARKMRHYSGKSEFPKAYTSSSAMAYSPYLHDTETDSSGAPLLAL; this is encoded by the exons ATGCCTGGCCACAACACTGGGGCCCCACAGGCATCACGCCACCACAAACATCACAGCTCCAGAGCAGACAAGTACAGTCAGGCCCCGACAATATTCGGGCAGAGCTCAACCAAACCAGACTCCTACAAGGATCCCTACGGAGAGCATCGTCACAAGAACCACTCCCGCTACTCCGAGAGCAAACATGGTCGCAAAGCGCACAACGGCGCCGGGCAGGGCTCAGCGACGATTGGCTTCATTCCGGGCTCAGCAGACAACACGCCCACCAACAGACACGCTTGTGGATCTTGTGCCTCGATGGGCTGGAGCGGCTGTAAGGCCCTTATCTGCTGCGTATTAACTTGTGGATTTTACGGCAGCCGAGAGCCTTGCCTGCCAGTTAACGAGAGCTCCACAGACCATCCCCCTAAAGTGAGCAGTGAGTCCCACCCTCCAAATGGCATGGCTGGGAACACCAACTCCCCCGGGGGCGGCAAATCTTTTGAGCCCAACAAATCCACTAAATCCGTTCGATTGTTGCCCACAAGCGACAGCTTCCGCTACCAGGATGTACGCATCGCAGGTCAGTCAGTAAAGTATCCGGTCGTGCCCTCCAAGAGGACCCGAACCTCGGGCCGGTGGGAGAACCAGCGGCCGATCAGCAACACGAGTTTGTTGTCCCGCGATGACTACGACTTGGACGACCTGAGCGACACGGGCACGGATATCGACTCGCTCATCACCAAGAAGCTGCTGGAGCTTTACGCCTTGCATCAGATCGACCAGCTGGCCAAGTGCACCTCGGACTCGTCGTTCTCCCGTAAGACCAACGAGATCAGCGAGCTCATCTACAGCATCGCTCAGGATTACAACCTTGAGGAGCAGGAGGCCGAGTGCAAGCTGGTGCACGGCGTCATTCGCATCAGCACCCGCAAGGGCAAGAGAAACAAGAAGCAACATTCTACGGGACAACGTCCTAACGGGCGCAGCGACGGCACTTTGCCCGACAGCGGCAACGAGACCATGACCAACACCTTCATGAGCAGCGACT TTCCAGAGGTCAAAGTGTCGGAGCAGACGCCATCAGATGAGCTGGCCAGGAAGATGAGACATTACAGCGGCAAAAGTGAGTTCCCCAAAG CGTACACCTCCAGCAGCGCTATGGCCTATTCGCCGTACCTGCACGACACCGAGACGGACTCGTCGGGCGCGCCTCTCCTTGCCCTCTAG
- the kdf1a gene encoding keratinocyte differentiation factor 1 isoform X2 — translation MPGHNTGAPQASRHHKHHSSRADKYSQAPTIFGQSSTKPDSYKDPYGEHRHKNHSRYSESKHGRKAHNGAGQGSATIGFIPGSADNTPTNRHACGSCASMGWSGCKALICCVLTCGFYGSREPCLPVNESSTDHPPKVSSESHPPNGMAGNTNSPGGGKSFEPNKSTKSVRLLPTSDSFRYQDVRIAGQSVKYPVVPSKRTRTSGRWENQRPISNTSLLSRDDYDLDDLSDTGTDIDSLITKKLLELYALHQIDQLAKCTSDSSFSRKTNEISELIYSIAQDYNLEEQEAECKLVHGVIRISTRKGKRNKKQHSTGQRPNGRSDGTLPDSGNETMTNTFMSSDFPEVKVSEQTPSDELARKMRHYSGKTYTSSSAMAYSPYLHDTETDSSGAPLLAL, via the exons ATGCCTGGCCACAACACTGGGGCCCCACAGGCATCACGCCACCACAAACATCACAGCTCCAGAGCAGACAAGTACAGTCAGGCCCCGACAATATTCGGGCAGAGCTCAACCAAACCAGACTCCTACAAGGATCCCTACGGAGAGCATCGTCACAAGAACCACTCCCGCTACTCCGAGAGCAAACATGGTCGCAAAGCGCACAACGGCGCCGGGCAGGGCTCAGCGACGATTGGCTTCATTCCGGGCTCAGCAGACAACACGCCCACCAACAGACACGCTTGTGGATCTTGTGCCTCGATGGGCTGGAGCGGCTGTAAGGCCCTTATCTGCTGCGTATTAACTTGTGGATTTTACGGCAGCCGAGAGCCTTGCCTGCCAGTTAACGAGAGCTCCACAGACCATCCCCCTAAAGTGAGCAGTGAGTCCCACCCTCCAAATGGCATGGCTGGGAACACCAACTCCCCCGGGGGCGGCAAATCTTTTGAGCCCAACAAATCCACTAAATCCGTTCGATTGTTGCCCACAAGCGACAGCTTCCGCTACCAGGATGTACGCATCGCAGGTCAGTCAGTAAAGTATCCGGTCGTGCCCTCCAAGAGGACCCGAACCTCGGGCCGGTGGGAGAACCAGCGGCCGATCAGCAACACGAGTTTGTTGTCCCGCGATGACTACGACTTGGACGACCTGAGCGACACGGGCACGGATATCGACTCGCTCATCACCAAGAAGCTGCTGGAGCTTTACGCCTTGCATCAGATCGACCAGCTGGCCAAGTGCACCTCGGACTCGTCGTTCTCCCGTAAGACCAACGAGATCAGCGAGCTCATCTACAGCATCGCTCAGGATTACAACCTTGAGGAGCAGGAGGCCGAGTGCAAGCTGGTGCACGGCGTCATTCGCATCAGCACCCGCAAGGGCAAGAGAAACAAGAAGCAACATTCTACGGGACAACGTCCTAACGGGCGCAGCGACGGCACTTTGCCCGACAGCGGCAACGAGACCATGACCAACACCTTCATGAGCAGCGACT TTCCAGAGGTCAAAGTGTCGGAGCAGACGCCATCAGATGAGCTGGCCAGGAAGATGAGACATTACAGCGGCAAAA CGTACACCTCCAGCAGCGCTATGGCCTATTCGCCGTACCTGCACGACACCGAGACGGACTCGTCGGGCGCGCCTCTCCTTGCCCTCTAG
- the LOC119136187 gene encoding trophoblast glycoprotein-like isoform X2 — protein MCISAVCVFFGLLFCVRSLCLDCPGGCECFAVTHAVKCISKDLLTVPQMIPGYAKTVVITGNNIHKIGPDSFTELENISKVILSNNRMTEMGSHSFSTLINLRFLDLSDNQLSIIHPEALSIPGSPLQELNLSRALYNFTALTDLTTALRWGDLRGLLRLDLSGNQLALLPLGMFSHLQSLQQLFLSNNSLMAVYSGTFSGVNNLEVLDFTRNAFRTFGTDDLKELEKLGNIRILLDADSVRCASPKALANSRLRGLGSKVIGCIVPNQTEMTDLSLPTSYVFLGLVLGFVGMVFLFVLYLNRKGMKRWIVEMRDACHDVMEGYHYRYEIDSDPRLGHISSQNGVSRARQHVGVSLSQLPPNDTCIITEDAHVKPLKSPSEARNVL, from the exons ATGTGTATTTCTgcagtttgtgtgttttttggatTACTTTTTTGCGTCCGATCTCTCTGCTTGGATTGTCCCGGTGGCTGTGAGTGCTTTGCTGTCACACATGCGGTGAAATGTATCTCTAAGGATCTTCTGACGGTACCACAAATGATTCCAGGATATGCAAAGACTGTCGTCATCACGGGGAATAATATTCACAAGATTGGACCTGATTCCTTTACGGAGCTGGAGAATATTTCCAAAGTCATTTTAAGCAATAATAG GATGACAGAGATGGGATCGCACAGTTTCTCCACCCTGATCAATCTGCGCTTCCTGGACCTCAGTGACAaccagctgtcaatcatccaTCCAGAAGCTCTGAGCATCCCCGGAAGTCCTCTGCAGGAGCTCAACCTGAGCCGCGCTCTCTACAACTTCACCGCCCTGACTGACCTCACCACGGCTCTACGTTGGGGAGACCTCCGAGGGCTCCTCCGTCTTGACCTTTCGGGTAATCAACTCGCTCTTCTTCCCCTGGGGATGTTCTCCCACCTGCAAAGTCTACAGCAGCTCTTCTTAAGCAACAACTCACTGATGGCAGTTTACAGCGGAACCTTCTCCGGCGTGAACAACCTGGAGGTGCTTGATTTCACCCGCAACGCCTTCAGGACATTCGGGACTGATGATCTCAAAGAACTGGAGAAGCTCGGGAACATCCGCATCCTTCTGG ATGCGGATTCTGTGAGGTGCGCCTCGCCAAAGGCGTTAGCCAACAGCCGACTCCGAGGGCTGGGGTCGAAGGTCATCGGATGCATTGTCCCGAACCAAACGGAGATGACTGACCTCAGCCTGCCGACGTCCTATGTCTTCCTCGGGCTCGTGCTCGGCTTTGTGGGCATGGTTTTTCTCTTTGTGCTCTACCTGAATCGCAAAGGCATGAAGAGGTGGATCGTGGAAATGAGAGATGCGTGTCATGACGTGATGGAGGGATATCACTACCGATACGAGATTGACTCAGACCCACGCTTGGGGCACATCTCGTCTCAAAACGGTGTCAGCAGGGCACGGCAGCATGTTGGAGTTTCTCTTTCACAACTGCCACCCAATGACACTTGTATTATTACTGAAGACGCACATGTCAAACCTTTAAAATCTCCTTCTGAAGCTAGAAACGTCTTGTAG
- the LOC119136187 gene encoding trophoblast glycoprotein-like isoform X1 — MCISAVCVFFGLLFCVRSLCLDCPGGCECFAVTHAVKCISKDLLTVPQMIPGYAKTVVITGNNIHKIGPDSFTELENISKVILSNNRMTEMGSHSFSTLINLRFLDLSDNQLSIIHPEALSIPGSPLQELNLSRALYNFTALTDLTTALRWGDLRGLLRLDLSGNQLALLPLGMFSHLQSLQQLFLSNNSLMAVYSGTFSGVNNLEVLDFTRNAFRTFGTDDLKELEKLGNIRILLGKNPYSCSCEIQSFVAWLNDSHARVDADSVRCASPKALANSRLRGLGSKVIGCIVPNQTEMTDLSLPTSYVFLGLVLGFVGMVFLFVLYLNRKGMKRWIVEMRDACHDVMEGYHYRYEIDSDPRLGHISSQNGVSRARQHVGVSLSQLPPNDTCIITEDAHVKPLKSPSEARNVL, encoded by the exons ATGTGTATTTCTgcagtttgtgtgttttttggatTACTTTTTTGCGTCCGATCTCTCTGCTTGGATTGTCCCGGTGGCTGTGAGTGCTTTGCTGTCACACATGCGGTGAAATGTATCTCTAAGGATCTTCTGACGGTACCACAAATGATTCCAGGATATGCAAAGACTGTCGTCATCACGGGGAATAATATTCACAAGATTGGACCTGATTCCTTTACGGAGCTGGAGAATATTTCCAAAGTCATTTTAAGCAATAATAG GATGACAGAGATGGGATCGCACAGTTTCTCCACCCTGATCAATCTGCGCTTCCTGGACCTCAGTGACAaccagctgtcaatcatccaTCCAGAAGCTCTGAGCATCCCCGGAAGTCCTCTGCAGGAGCTCAACCTGAGCCGCGCTCTCTACAACTTCACCGCCCTGACTGACCTCACCACGGCTCTACGTTGGGGAGACCTCCGAGGGCTCCTCCGTCTTGACCTTTCGGGTAATCAACTCGCTCTTCTTCCCCTGGGGATGTTCTCCCACCTGCAAAGTCTACAGCAGCTCTTCTTAAGCAACAACTCACTGATGGCAGTTTACAGCGGAACCTTCTCCGGCGTGAACAACCTGGAGGTGCTTGATTTCACCCGCAACGCCTTCAGGACATTCGGGACTGATGATCTCAAAGAACTGGAGAAGCTCGGGAACATCCGCATCCTTCTGGGTAAAAATCCGTACTCCTGCTCTTGTGAGATCCAAAGTTTTGTGGCTTGGCTAAATGATTCACACGCTCGGGTAGATGCGGATTCTGTGAGGTGCGCCTCGCCAAAGGCGTTAGCCAACAGCCGACTCCGAGGGCTGGGGTCGAAGGTCATCGGATGCATTGTCCCGAACCAAACGGAGATGACTGACCTCAGCCTGCCGACGTCCTATGTCTTCCTCGGGCTCGTGCTCGGCTTTGTGGGCATGGTTTTTCTCTTTGTGCTCTACCTGAATCGCAAAGGCATGAAGAGGTGGATCGTGGAAATGAGAGATGCGTGTCATGACGTGATGGAGGGATATCACTACCGATACGAGATTGACTCAGACCCACGCTTGGGGCACATCTCGTCTCAAAACGGTGTCAGCAGGGCACGGCAGCATGTTGGAGTTTCTCTTTCACAACTGCCACCCAATGACACTTGTATTATTACTGAAGACGCACATGTCAAACCTTTAAAATCTCCTTCTGAAGCTAGAAACGTCTTGTAG
- the LOC119136187 gene encoding trophoblast glycoprotein-like isoform X3: MCISAVCVFFGLLFCVRSLCLDCPGGCECFAVTHAVKCISKDLLTVPQMIPGYAKTVVITGNNIHKIGPDSFTELENISKVILSNNRMTEMGSHSFSTLINLRFLDLSDNQLSIIHPEALSIPGSPLQELNLSRALYNFTALTDLTTALRWGDLRGLLRLDLSVYSGTFSGVNNLEVLDFTRNAFRTFGTDDLKELEKLGNIRILLGKNPYSCSCEIQSFVAWLNDSHARVDADSVRCASPKALANSRLRGLGSKVIGCIVPNQTEMTDLSLPTSYVFLGLVLGFVGMVFLFVLYLNRKGMKRWIVEMRDACHDVMEGYHYRYEIDSDPRLGHISSQNGVSRARQHVGVSLSQLPPNDTCIITEDAHVKPLKSPSEARNVL; this comes from the exons ATGTGTATTTCTgcagtttgtgtgttttttggatTACTTTTTTGCGTCCGATCTCTCTGCTTGGATTGTCCCGGTGGCTGTGAGTGCTTTGCTGTCACACATGCGGTGAAATGTATCTCTAAGGATCTTCTGACGGTACCACAAATGATTCCAGGATATGCAAAGACTGTCGTCATCACGGGGAATAATATTCACAAGATTGGACCTGATTCCTTTACGGAGCTGGAGAATATTTCCAAAGTCATTTTAAGCAATAATAG GATGACAGAGATGGGATCGCACAGTTTCTCCACCCTGATCAATCTGCGCTTCCTGGACCTCAGTGACAaccagctgtcaatcatccaTCCAGAAGCTCTGAGCATCCCCGGAAGTCCTCTGCAGGAGCTCAACCTGAGCCGCGCTCTCTACAACTTCACCGCCCTGACTGACCTCACCACGGCTCTACGTTGGGGAGACCTCCGAGGGCTCCTCCGTCTTGACCTTTCGG TTTACAGCGGAACCTTCTCCGGCGTGAACAACCTGGAGGTGCTTGATTTCACCCGCAACGCCTTCAGGACATTCGGGACTGATGATCTCAAAGAACTGGAGAAGCTCGGGAACATCCGCATCCTTCTGGGTAAAAATCCGTACTCCTGCTCTTGTGAGATCCAAAGTTTTGTGGCTTGGCTAAATGATTCACACGCTCGGGTAGATGCGGATTCTGTGAGGTGCGCCTCGCCAAAGGCGTTAGCCAACAGCCGACTCCGAGGGCTGGGGTCGAAGGTCATCGGATGCATTGTCCCGAACCAAACGGAGATGACTGACCTCAGCCTGCCGACGTCCTATGTCTTCCTCGGGCTCGTGCTCGGCTTTGTGGGCATGGTTTTTCTCTTTGTGCTCTACCTGAATCGCAAAGGCATGAAGAGGTGGATCGTGGAAATGAGAGATGCGTGTCATGACGTGATGGAGGGATATCACTACCGATACGAGATTGACTCAGACCCACGCTTGGGGCACATCTCGTCTCAAAACGGTGTCAGCAGGGCACGGCAGCATGTTGGAGTTTCTCTTTCACAACTGCCACCCAATGACACTTGTATTATTACTGAAGACGCACATGTCAAACCTTTAAAATCTCCTTCTGAAGCTAGAAACGTCTTGTAG
- the LOC119136280 gene encoding transmembrane protein 222-like, translated as MADADNINIMKNYHGDLLGNDKKNSRYPYCIVWTPIPILSWVLPFIGHMGICTSSGIIRDFAGSYFVSEDNMGFGRPTKYWKLDVNKVRGNGAATWDQAVYDASEEYKGRQHNLCFDNCHSHVAMALNLMRYDNSSSWNMIKLCFGSLFHGKYVSWSAFLKTWLPFILLCVVISMVILTFNLQ; from the exons ATGGCGGATGCCGATAACATCAACATTATGAAGAACTATCACGGAGATTTGTtgggaaatgacaaaaagaacaGCCGCTACCCCTACTGCATTGTCTGGACCCCCATTCCTATTTTATC GTGGGTGCTGCCTTTCATTGGTCATATGGGAATTTGCACCTCTTCCGGAATCATCAGAGATTTTGCAGGATCTTACTTTGTCTCG GAGGACAATATGGGCTTCGGGAGACCAACAAA GTATTGGAAACTTGATGTGAACAAAGTGCGTGGCAATGGTGCTGCAACTTGGGACCAAGCCGTTTATGATGCATCTGAGGAATACAAAGGCAGACAG cACAACCTGTGTTTTGATAACTGCCATTCCCACGTCGCCATGGCCCTCAACTTGATGCGCTATGACAACAGCTCCTCTTGGAACATGATCAAATTGTGCTTTGGCTCTCTTTTTCATGGCAAATATGTGAG CTGGTCCGCGTTCCTCAAGACCTGGCTGCCCTTCATCCTTCTCTGCGTCGTAATCAGCATGGTCATCCTCACGTTCAACCTGCAGTAA
- the wdtc1 gene encoding WD and tetratricopeptide repeats protein 1 isoform X1, with protein sequence MNNVNITRDILHRQIQEKRTSEFQRSFHVTDPFIKRLGLEAELQGHTGCVNCLEWNENGDLLASGSDDQHAIIWDPFKLKKLTTMHTGHSANIFSVKFLPHSGDRILLTGAADSKVHVHDLTVKETIHMFSDHTNRVKRIATAPMWPNTFWSAAEDGIIRQYDLRESGKHSQVLIDLTKLCSQLVEAKCLAINPRDNNYMAVGANGPYVRLYDIRMIHNSSRKSVNQWKSSAVRTFLESHMPVPDTAVQYYVAGHLPVKLMDYFNRLRVFVVTYVTFSPDGTELLVNMGGEQVYLFDLTHKQKPYTLLLPQKCQSSPDVQIGKTTNGVSNGIRLPAIHIPFTQSKMQLSSSDLPPHLEKIKQQANDAFARQHWTQAIQLYSLGIHHSDCNAVLYGNRAAAYMKRKWDGDHYDALKDCLKALTLNPEHLKAHFRLARCLFELKYMSEALQCLDDFKGKFPDQAHSSACDALDKDIKAFFTETESGGASSFRLQSTNQMEPITMDEFVFREQSLDYKHRYCGHCNTTTDIKEANFFGSKGQYIVSGSDDGSFFIWEKETTNLVRIMQGDESIVNCLQPHPSYCFLASSGIDPVVRLWNPRPETESENGRVVEDMEGAAQANQRRMNADPLEVMLLNMGYRITGLRGVGPDDSDDENSSDGQAQCRPS encoded by the exons ATGAATAACGTCAACATCACCCGAGATATCTTGCATAGGCAGATCCAG gaaaagagaaCATCAGAGTTCCAAAGGTCCTTCCATGTGACCGACCCCTTCATCAAGAGACTTGGCCTGGAGGCCGAGCTTCAG GGCCACACGGGCTGTGTGAACTGTTTGGAATGGAATGAAAATGGAGA TCTGCTGGCTTCGGGCTCGGATGACCAACATGCTATTATCTGGGATCCCTTCAAACTCAAGAAGCTTACAACTATGCACACAGGCCATTCGGCAAATATATTCTCTGTTAAG TTCCTCCCTCACTCCGGAGACAGAATTTTGCTCACTGGTGCTGCGGACTCGAAGGTCCACGTGCATGACCTGACGGTGAAGGAAACCATCCATATGTTTTCGGATCACACCAACAGGGTCAAACGCATCGCCACAGCGCCCATGTGGCCCAACACCTTCTGGAGCGCTGCAGAAGATGGCATCATCAG ACAATACGACTTACGGGAGAGCGGAAAACACTCCCAGGTGCTGATCGACCTAACAAAGTTGTGTAGTCAGCTGGTGGAGGCCAAATGTTTGGCTATCAATCCACGCGACAACAATTACATGGCCGTAGGGGCCAACGGTCCCTACGTACGTCTCTATGACATTCGGATGATTCACAACAGTAG CAGAAAATCTGTCAATCAATGGAAGTCATCTGCTGTGCGCACGTTCCTCGAAAGTCATATGCCCGTCCCGGACACGGCTGTGCAGTATTACGTCGCAG GTCACCTGCCAGTGAAATTAATGGACTATTTTAACCGCTTGAGGGTCTTTGTGGTCACTTATGTCACTTTCAGTCCAGATGGAACTGAGTTACTTGTCAACATGGGCGGAGAACAG gtgtatttgtttgacttaacacacaaacaaaagccatACACATTGCTGCTTCCACAAAAGTGCCAGTCATCACCCG ATGTGCAAATTGGAAAGACAACGAACGGCGTCTCCAATGGAATTCGTTTGCCTGCCATCCATATTCCATTCACCCAAAGCAAGATGCAACTTAG CTCCTCTGATCTTCCTCCACATTTGGAAAAGATTAAGCAACAAGCAAATGATGCATTTGCACGGCAGCATTGGACGCAGGCCATCCAACTGTATAGTTTGGGAATTCATCATTCTGACTGCAACGCCGTGCTCTACGGAAACCGGGCCGCGGCTTACATGAAGCGGAAATG GGATGGAGACCACTATGACGCACTGAAGGACTGCCTGAAGGCACTGACTCTAAACCCGGAACATCTGAAGGCTCATTTCAGGCTCGCGCGTTGTCTCTTTGAGCTCAAGTATATGTCTGAAGCGCTGCAGTGCCTTGACGATTTCAAAGGGAAGTTTCCAGACCAAGCGCACAGCAGTGCTTGCGACGCACTGGATAAAGATATCAAGGCCTTCTTCACAGAGACGGAATCAG GCGGCGCGAGCTCTTTCCGATTGCAGTCTACGAATCAAATGGAGCCCATCACTATGGATGAGTTTGTTTTTCGAGAGCAGAGCTTGGACTACAAACACAGATATTGTGGTCACTGCAACACCACCACAGATATTAAAGAAGCCAACTTCTTCGGAAG TAAAGGCCAGTACATTGTCAGCGGCTCAGACGACGGCTCGTTCTTTATCTGGGAAAAGGAGACGACAAACCTGGTGCGTATCATGCAAGGGGACGAGTCCATAGTCAACTGTTTGCAGCCTCACCCCAGCTACTGCTTCCTGGCCTCCAGCGGTATTGACCCCGTGGTCCGATTATGGAACCCCAGACCAGAG ACGGAGAGTGAAAATGGACGCGTGGTTGAAGACATGGAAGGCGCAGCTCAGGCCAACCAGCGGCGAATGAACGCCGATCCGCTGGAGGTTATGCTGCTCAATATGGGCTATCGCATCACAGGACTACGTGGCGTGGGCCCAGATGATTCTGACGACGAGAACAGCTCAGACGGACAAGCGCAATGTAGACCGAGCTAA
- the wdtc1 gene encoding WD and tetratricopeptide repeats protein 1 isoform X2: MNNVNITRDILHRQIQEKRTSEFQRSFHVTDPFIKRLGLEAELQGHTGCVNCLEWNENGDLLASGSDDQHAIIWDPFKLKKLTTMHTGHSANIFSVKFLPHSGDRILLTGAADSKVHVHDLTVKETIHMFSDHTNRVKRIATAPMWPNTFWSAAEDGIIRQYDLRESGKHSQVLIDLTKLCSQLVEAKCLAINPRDNNYMAVGANGPYVRLYDIRMIHNSRKSVNQWKSSAVRTFLESHMPVPDTAVQYYVAGHLPVKLMDYFNRLRVFVVTYVTFSPDGTELLVNMGGEQVYLFDLTHKQKPYTLLLPQKCQSSPDVQIGKTTNGVSNGIRLPAIHIPFTQSKMQLSSSDLPPHLEKIKQQANDAFARQHWTQAIQLYSLGIHHSDCNAVLYGNRAAAYMKRKWDGDHYDALKDCLKALTLNPEHLKAHFRLARCLFELKYMSEALQCLDDFKGKFPDQAHSSACDALDKDIKAFFTETESGGASSFRLQSTNQMEPITMDEFVFREQSLDYKHRYCGHCNTTTDIKEANFFGSKGQYIVSGSDDGSFFIWEKETTNLVRIMQGDESIVNCLQPHPSYCFLASSGIDPVVRLWNPRPETESENGRVVEDMEGAAQANQRRMNADPLEVMLLNMGYRITGLRGVGPDDSDDENSSDGQAQCRPS, translated from the exons ATGAATAACGTCAACATCACCCGAGATATCTTGCATAGGCAGATCCAG gaaaagagaaCATCAGAGTTCCAAAGGTCCTTCCATGTGACCGACCCCTTCATCAAGAGACTTGGCCTGGAGGCCGAGCTTCAG GGCCACACGGGCTGTGTGAACTGTTTGGAATGGAATGAAAATGGAGA TCTGCTGGCTTCGGGCTCGGATGACCAACATGCTATTATCTGGGATCCCTTCAAACTCAAGAAGCTTACAACTATGCACACAGGCCATTCGGCAAATATATTCTCTGTTAAG TTCCTCCCTCACTCCGGAGACAGAATTTTGCTCACTGGTGCTGCGGACTCGAAGGTCCACGTGCATGACCTGACGGTGAAGGAAACCATCCATATGTTTTCGGATCACACCAACAGGGTCAAACGCATCGCCACAGCGCCCATGTGGCCCAACACCTTCTGGAGCGCTGCAGAAGATGGCATCATCAG ACAATACGACTTACGGGAGAGCGGAAAACACTCCCAGGTGCTGATCGACCTAACAAAGTTGTGTAGTCAGCTGGTGGAGGCCAAATGTTTGGCTATCAATCCACGCGACAACAATTACATGGCCGTAGGGGCCAACGGTCCCTACGTACGTCTCTATGACATTCGGATGATTCACAACAGTAG AAAATCTGTCAATCAATGGAAGTCATCTGCTGTGCGCACGTTCCTCGAAAGTCATATGCCCGTCCCGGACACGGCTGTGCAGTATTACGTCGCAG GTCACCTGCCAGTGAAATTAATGGACTATTTTAACCGCTTGAGGGTCTTTGTGGTCACTTATGTCACTTTCAGTCCAGATGGAACTGAGTTACTTGTCAACATGGGCGGAGAACAG gtgtatttgtttgacttaacacacaaacaaaagccatACACATTGCTGCTTCCACAAAAGTGCCAGTCATCACCCG ATGTGCAAATTGGAAAGACAACGAACGGCGTCTCCAATGGAATTCGTTTGCCTGCCATCCATATTCCATTCACCCAAAGCAAGATGCAACTTAG CTCCTCTGATCTTCCTCCACATTTGGAAAAGATTAAGCAACAAGCAAATGATGCATTTGCACGGCAGCATTGGACGCAGGCCATCCAACTGTATAGTTTGGGAATTCATCATTCTGACTGCAACGCCGTGCTCTACGGAAACCGGGCCGCGGCTTACATGAAGCGGAAATG GGATGGAGACCACTATGACGCACTGAAGGACTGCCTGAAGGCACTGACTCTAAACCCGGAACATCTGAAGGCTCATTTCAGGCTCGCGCGTTGTCTCTTTGAGCTCAAGTATATGTCTGAAGCGCTGCAGTGCCTTGACGATTTCAAAGGGAAGTTTCCAGACCAAGCGCACAGCAGTGCTTGCGACGCACTGGATAAAGATATCAAGGCCTTCTTCACAGAGACGGAATCAG GCGGCGCGAGCTCTTTCCGATTGCAGTCTACGAATCAAATGGAGCCCATCACTATGGATGAGTTTGTTTTTCGAGAGCAGAGCTTGGACTACAAACACAGATATTGTGGTCACTGCAACACCACCACAGATATTAAAGAAGCCAACTTCTTCGGAAG TAAAGGCCAGTACATTGTCAGCGGCTCAGACGACGGCTCGTTCTTTATCTGGGAAAAGGAGACGACAAACCTGGTGCGTATCATGCAAGGGGACGAGTCCATAGTCAACTGTTTGCAGCCTCACCCCAGCTACTGCTTCCTGGCCTCCAGCGGTATTGACCCCGTGGTCCGATTATGGAACCCCAGACCAGAG ACGGAGAGTGAAAATGGACGCGTGGTTGAAGACATGGAAGGCGCAGCTCAGGCCAACCAGCGGCGAATGAACGCCGATCCGCTGGAGGTTATGCTGCTCAATATGGGCTATCGCATCACAGGACTACGTGGCGTGGGCCCAGATGATTCTGACGACGAGAACAGCTCAGACGGACAAGCGCAATGTAGACCGAGCTAA